One window from the genome of Streptomyces cadmiisoli encodes:
- a CDS encoding cytidine deaminase, which yields MTPPADVDWAALREVAREAMTHAYAPYSGYPVGVAALVDDGRTVSGCNVENASYGLGLCAECGLVSELQRSGGGRLTHFTCVDGRGEILVPCGRCRQLLHEFGGPDLLLETPEGVLPLSRMLPQAFGPGHLSS from the coding sequence GTGACCCCGCCGGCCGACGTCGACTGGGCGGCGCTGCGCGAGGTGGCCCGCGAGGCGATGACCCACGCGTACGCCCCCTACTCGGGCTACCCGGTCGGCGTCGCCGCCCTGGTCGACGACGGCCGCACCGTCTCCGGCTGCAACGTCGAGAACGCCTCCTACGGCCTCGGCCTGTGCGCCGAGTGCGGGCTGGTCTCGGAGCTGCAGCGCAGCGGAGGCGGCCGTCTGACGCACTTCACCTGTGTGGACGGCAGGGGCGAGATCCTCGTCCCGTGCGGCCGCTGCCGGCAGCTGCTCCACGAGTTCGGCGGCCCGGACCTGCTGCTGGAGACCCCGGAGGGCGTCCTGCCGCTGTCGCGGATGCTGCCGCAGGCTTTCGGCCCCGGCCACCTCTCCTCGTAA
- a CDS encoding ABC transporter permease, which translates to MTAPQTSALDVNQPTLRPVAPTGRRMSWPVLLLVIAGALALTSLVRIITGADGITNVSQMSTALQLAVPIGLAGLGGLWAERAGVINIGLEGMMILGTWFGAWAGFQWGPWTGVLVGILGGAIGGLLHAFVTVTFNVNHIVSGVAINILALGATRYLAPLAFEGHAGGSAKQSPAVDSLGHFTVPGLADGLRDLNDKGWFLISDIAGLLGGLVTNVSWLTLIAIALVPATWWILWRTAFGLRLRSCGENPVAAESLGVNVYKYKYLAVIISGGLAGLGGAFLSIVANPFYLEGQVSGRGYIGLAAMIFGNWMPGGLAIGAGLFGYTDSLNLRGGSENVHALLLLGALLLIIGAIWLAIRKKYVQAVITVVVGALMFAWYAGTNEVPNQVVSATPYVITLVVLALSAQRLRVPKADGLPYRKGQGK; encoded by the coding sequence ATGACCGCCCCGCAGACCTCAGCCCTCGACGTCAACCAGCCCACGCTGCGCCCCGTGGCGCCGACCGGCCGCCGGATGTCGTGGCCCGTCCTGCTGCTGGTCATCGCCGGAGCCCTGGCGCTGACCTCGCTCGTCCGCATCATCACGGGCGCGGACGGCATCACCAACGTCAGCCAGATGTCCACCGCGCTCCAGCTCGCCGTGCCGATCGGCCTCGCCGGTCTCGGCGGTCTGTGGGCCGAACGCGCGGGCGTCATCAACATCGGCCTCGAGGGCATGATGATCCTCGGCACCTGGTTCGGTGCCTGGGCCGGATTCCAGTGGGGCCCGTGGACGGGTGTCCTGGTCGGCATCCTCGGCGGCGCGATCGGCGGTCTGCTGCACGCCTTCGTGACGGTCACCTTCAACGTCAACCACATCGTCTCCGGTGTGGCGATCAACATCCTCGCCCTCGGCGCCACCCGCTACCTCGCGCCCCTCGCCTTCGAGGGCCACGCGGGCGGCTCGGCCAAGCAGTCCCCGGCGGTGGACTCCCTCGGCCACTTCACCGTGCCAGGGCTCGCCGACGGGCTCAGGGACCTCAACGACAAGGGCTGGTTCCTGATCTCCGACATCGCGGGCCTGCTCGGCGGTCTGGTCACCAATGTCTCCTGGCTGACCCTGATCGCCATCGCGCTGGTCCCCGCCACCTGGTGGATCCTGTGGCGCACCGCGTTCGGCCTGCGCCTGCGCTCCTGCGGCGAGAACCCGGTCGCCGCCGAGTCCCTCGGCGTCAACGTCTACAAGTACAAGTACCTGGCCGTGATCATCTCCGGTGGTCTGGCGGGCCTGGGCGGCGCGTTCCTGTCCATCGTGGCCAACCCGTTCTACCTGGAGGGCCAGGTCAGCGGCCGCGGTTACATCGGCCTCGCGGCGATGATCTTCGGCAACTGGATGCCCGGCGGCCTCGCCATCGGCGCCGGCCTGTTCGGCTACACCGACAGCCTCAACCTGCGCGGCGGCTCGGAGAACGTCCACGCGCTGCTGCTGCTCGGCGCCCTGCTGCTGATCATCGGCGCGATCTGGCTGGCGATCCGCAAGAAGTACGTCCAGGCTGTGATCACCGTGGTCGTCGGCGCGCTGATGTTCGCCTGGTACGCCGGCACCAACGAGGTGCCCAACCAGGTCGTCTCCGCCACTCCGTACGTCATCACGCTGGTCGTCCTCGCGCTCTCCGCGCAACGGCTGCGGGTGCCGAAGGCGGACGGCCTGCCGTACCGGAAGGGACAAGGGAAGTGA